In a single window of the Thermoproteales archaeon genome:
- a CDS encoding DNRLRE domain-containing protein: MLLSSWSESTVTWDTQSTHLISSGPSYFEALNPDSASKKVDETDFVKDWFEGVNPNYSFMLIGDT; encoded by the coding sequence TTGCTGCTAAGTAGTTGGAGCGAATCTACGGTAACATGGGATACGCAATCAACCCATTTGATCTCGTCCGGCCCTTCATATTTTGAAGCTTTAAACCCAGATTCAGCCAGTAAAAAAGTAGATGAGACTGACTTTGTTAAAGATTGGTTTGAGGGAGTAAATCCGAACTATAGCTTCATGCTAATAGGTGATACCTAA
- a CDS encoding alpha-mannosidase: MPVYMVAHSHIDAAWLWRLEETVEVCKDSFLKVLDLIDKHEAVKYVQSSILYYKWMQLKHPKVFEKIKKAIKDGKWEVVLPWVEFDTNIPLGESLVRQFLHAKIYCKDFLGVEPKVVWLPDTFGFAWTLSSIMAGFGLKYFLTQKLRWNDAVLYPFHYFIWEGPDGSKILAHQMVGDYVGFPSEEAIEKEIELIKNRQGLDVIYFIYGYGDHGGGIDEEMAEAVDRLASKGKAIPALPSEFFEKIEEIKDLPVWRNELYLQYHRGCLVTQAEFKRNHRIAEIKLLDAEKLATIAEWLGGKYPLNDLRSLWEELLTLQFHDIIAGSSIEEVYKDAGKTLSAINAKIREIIDFSIRAIVEKTPIDEDKIFVFNTLPWRRNAIIELSDKEIIVAESLPPLGYKIVEKTSGRGIDFKELDDRIMLGNEFFEAVISKETGSVISFKREGFEYINAKEGGVYVQILNDTPVWGRKALESGYDAILFDAWELFHLQQPNGVVKTCLLKPESIKVIAVKPNYARVKAVYKYRQEGREDSYFDITYSVYSGIPWLEMKFEIDWHAAHRIAKLYIPLSYYADKMVFDQPYGLIERRNPGSPNATLYDKAKWEVPGQMWVYAPALENRGLAVFDDGKYGYDFGGKYLRISLIRAAKYPPPYEGDGDGDFTDQGRHVFRIGLYGKPAKSSMLDVVRRAYEFNFPPIVKMSIGKGYGQLPSEFSFVEVDGNVILTVLKRGEKEGYVLRLYEVEGKDQEVKIKPHLPIKKAYKAKLDEEKMEQLSIENGWIKLKVKPHEIATIAML, from the coding sequence ATGCCTGTGTATATGGTAGCGCATTCGCATATCGACGCGGCTTGGCTATGGCGGTTAGAGGAAACTGTTGAAGTATGCAAAGATTCTTTCCTTAAAGTTTTAGATTTAATTGATAAACATGAAGCTGTAAAATACGTTCAAAGCAGCATTCTCTATTATAAGTGGATGCAATTAAAGCATCCAAAAGTATTCGAGAAAATAAAAAAGGCTATAAAAGATGGAAAATGGGAAGTTGTTCTACCATGGGTGGAATTTGATACGAACATCCCACTTGGAGAATCTCTTGTTAGACAATTCTTACATGCTAAAATTTACTGCAAGGATTTTCTAGGAGTAGAGCCTAAAGTTGTATGGCTTCCCGATACTTTCGGTTTTGCGTGGACCTTATCTAGCATCATGGCAGGATTTGGCTTAAAGTATTTTCTCACGCAAAAACTTAGGTGGAACGATGCTGTGCTCTATCCATTTCACTACTTTATCTGGGAAGGTCCTGATGGCTCGAAAATACTGGCTCATCAAATGGTGGGCGATTATGTAGGTTTTCCAAGCGAAGAAGCAATAGAGAAAGAGATTGAATTGATAAAGAATAGGCAGGGCTTAGACGTGATATATTTCATATATGGCTATGGAGATCATGGAGGAGGAATCGACGAGGAAATGGCTGAAGCCGTTGATCGACTCGCTTCAAAGGGAAAGGCTATACCGGCTCTTCCTAGCGAATTTTTTGAGAAAATTGAAGAAATTAAAGATTTGCCAGTTTGGAGAAATGAGCTCTATCTACAATATCACAGGGGATGCCTAGTCACGCAAGCAGAATTTAAGAGAAATCATAGGATTGCCGAAATTAAGCTTCTGGACGCTGAGAAGCTAGCTACGATAGCCGAATGGCTCGGAGGGAAGTATCCATTAAATGATTTGAGAAGTTTATGGGAGGAACTGCTTACTTTACAATTTCACGATATTATAGCCGGCTCTTCTATAGAAGAAGTCTATAAAGATGCCGGTAAGACATTAAGCGCGATTAACGCGAAAATAAGGGAGATAATAGATTTTTCTATACGAGCAATAGTTGAGAAAACGCCTATAGACGAGGATAAAATTTTTGTTTTTAACACGTTACCGTGGAGAAGAAACGCGATAATAGAATTAAGCGATAAGGAGATAATCGTCGCAGAAAGCTTGCCGCCTTTAGGTTATAAAATAGTTGAGAAAACTAGCGGTAGAGGAATTGATTTTAAAGAGTTAGACGATAGGATCATGCTAGGAAATGAGTTTTTCGAAGCAGTTATATCTAAAGAGACGGGGTCTGTTATAAGCTTTAAACGCGAAGGCTTTGAATATATAAACGCTAAAGAGGGAGGGGTTTATGTTCAAATTTTAAACGATACGCCTGTATGGGGTAGGAAAGCTCTAGAATCAGGTTATGACGCTATTCTGTTCGATGCATGGGAATTATTTCACCTCCAGCAGCCTAACGGAGTAGTAAAAACGTGCTTGTTGAAACCAGAATCTATTAAAGTAATCGCTGTGAAACCAAACTATGCGCGAGTTAAGGCGGTATACAAATACCGGCAGGAAGGTAGAGAAGACTCGTACTTCGACATAACTTATAGCGTATATTCTGGAATTCCATGGCTAGAGATGAAATTCGAGATTGATTGGCATGCAGCACATAGAATAGCGAAGCTCTACATACCTTTAAGCTACTACGCCGATAAGATGGTTTTTGACCAGCCCTATGGACTGATTGAAAGGAGAAATCCCGGTTCGCCCAATGCTACGCTATACGATAAGGCGAAATGGGAGGTTCCCGGACAAATGTGGGTATATGCTCCAGCGTTGGAAAATAGGGGCTTGGCAGTATTTGACGATGGAAAATATGGATACGATTTTGGAGGAAAATATTTGAGAATATCGCTGATTAGAGCTGCGAAATATCCACCGCCTTATGAGGGAGATGGCGATGGCGACTTTACGGACCAAGGAAGGCACGTGTTTAGAATAGGATTATACGGGAAGCCTGCAAAATCTTCGATGCTTGACGTTGTAAGAAGAGCATACGAGTTCAACTTTCCTCCAATAGTTAAAATGTCCATTGGAAAGGGATATGGGCAGCTTCCTAGCGAGTTTTCATTTGTGGAAGTGGATGGCAATGTGATACTCACGGTTTTGAAAAGGGGAGAGAAGGAAGGATATGTTCTAAGGCTTTACGAGGTAGAAGGTAAGGATCAAGAAGTAAAAATTAAACCTCATTTACCAATAAAGAAAGCGTATAAGGCAAAGTTAGATGAGGAAAAAATGGAGCAATTAAGTATTGAAAATGGATGGATAAAATTGAA
- a CDS encoding ABC transporter permease, producing the protein MNYIFTRIKKLVYEIKLALWKEFKRYFRYPLWFLSDMITLPMWLLFFMLPAILFIPDEAAVGFFYKNFYWGWIYLILIYTSLKIVGLSIRQEQIEGTLELLFSTNANRIILFIGRAGPLLINVLITAVYTAIIFYTTFHVSLEPIDPFLTIYSLATLTAITIGFSSMYGAIVLKFKEPAILTNLLQIALVFLTGAFYPIENLGVFSYVSLLIPLTYAIDLARHATLGTPCIFDVKIEIILVLFLTILTLSLGYYALVALEKENKKKGTLAFY; encoded by the coding sequence GTGAATTATATCTTTACTAGGATTAAAAAACTGGTTTACGAGATAAAGCTTGCTTTATGGAAAGAATTTAAGAGATATTTTAGATATCCACTATGGTTTCTCTCTGATATGATAACCCTACCTATGTGGCTTTTATTCTTCATGCTTCCAGCCATACTCTTCATACCTGATGAAGCAGCTGTCGGATTTTTCTACAAGAACTTTTATTGGGGATGGATATATCTTATACTGATCTACACTAGCTTGAAAATTGTGGGCTTATCTATAAGACAGGAACAGATAGAAGGCACTCTTGAACTGCTTTTTTCGACAAATGCTAATAGAATAATATTGTTTATAGGTAGAGCCGGACCCTTGCTAATTAACGTTTTAATAACTGCAGTTTATACGGCGATAATATTCTACACAACTTTCCACGTTTCTTTGGAGCCTATCGATCCGTTCTTAACTATATATTCTTTAGCTACGTTAACAGCTATCACTATAGGCTTTTCATCTATGTATGGTGCTATAGTGCTGAAGTTTAAAGAGCCAGCTATACTAACAAATTTACTACAGATTGCTCTAGTGTTTCTTACAGGTGCATTCTATCCAATAGAAAATCTTGGAGTTTTCAGCTACGTCTCGCTTCTCATACCTTTAACATATGCTATAGACCTAGCTCGCCACGCTACTCTAGGCACTCCATGCATATTCGACGTAAAAATTGAGATTATTCTCGTGTTATTTTTAACAATTTTAACTCTTTCATTGGGCTACTATGCGCTAGTGGCTTTAGAAAAAGAAAACAAGAAAAAGGGAACGCTAGCATTTTATTAA
- a CDS encoding ABC transporter permease has protein sequence MKMKWIEHRYLEFRAVLMKEYLILSRYPLAFAFFVFLPYIMAGIFYGVGELIAGPKALLIFKAKTGVEDFLSFNVIGGSIMMISIIILNMTHMTMKAELRNGTLELNLASPSSRFTVFFAVATMLSMASFGVYLVATLPLFITMKEICLLDYLCSLLVLAVGILPIVGIALFIIALTLKFKEVTSLVNALNSAISALSGVAYPIAILPGWLKTASQLLPTSHTIELIRKILTTHQKILLHFPEFWYLLLMCLTYPIAGYAIFKVVERRGRVTGELYLY, from the coding sequence TTGAAGATGAAATGGATAGAGCATAGATATCTAGAGTTTAGAGCTGTTCTAATGAAAGAGTATCTAATTTTAAGCCGTTACCCCCTAGCTTTTGCATTCTTTGTCTTCTTACCATATATAATGGCTGGGATATTCTATGGAGTAGGTGAACTGATTGCAGGTCCTAAGGCCCTATTAATTTTTAAGGCTAAAACTGGGGTAGAAGATTTTCTATCCTTTAACGTCATAGGAGGAAGCATAATGATGATTTCAATTATCATCCTCAACATGACACATATGACTATGAAAGCCGAGCTTAGAAACGGAACTCTAGAGCTTAATCTTGCTAGTCCATCAAGCAGGTTCACAGTTTTCTTCGCGGTCGCGACCATGCTATCCATGGCTTCTTTCGGAGTTTATTTGGTAGCTACGCTACCTTTGTTTATTACAATGAAAGAAATTTGCCTATTGGATTATCTATGCTCGCTACTCGTCTTGGCTGTTGGCATATTACCAATAGTTGGCATAGCGCTTTTTATAATCGCTTTAACTTTAAAATTTAAAGAAGTAACATCTCTAGTTAACGCTTTAAATTCAGCTATTTCAGCATTGTCGGGCGTCGCTTATCCAATAGCGATATTGCCTGGATGGCTTAAAACCGCCTCGCAACTTCTACCAACTAGCCACACCATAGAACTTATAAGGAAAATTTTGACTACGCACCAGAAGATCCTTCTACATTTTCCAGAGTTTTGGTATTTACTCTTGATGTGTCTAACTTATCCAATAGCTGGCTATGCTATATTTAAAGTTGTGGAAAGAAGGGGGAGGGTAACGGGTGAATTATATCTTTACTAG
- a CDS encoding ATP-binding cassette domain-containing protein, whose amino-acid sequence MKIVEVENLAKYFEVSLGSLFSRRKKIIKAVDGVSFSIGKGEIFGLLGPNGAGKTTTIKMLVTLLVPDRGDAYINGFSVVKEPEKVRENIGVTLSVERGFYWKLTGRENLLYFAGLYHIPKDYAEKRINYLLDLVDLKDAADRLVETYSLGMKARLAFARALLNDAPVIFLDEPTLGLDPKSARSIRADILELKKEGKAVMLTTHYMHEAEMLCDNIALISRGKIVAIGSPSDLKNMLGEERVIEVEVSKFAHELVRELESYDFVDKVFVSGEETIKQKFRITIRKGSSEAVREILEAFYDFGVGVDYVRIVEPSLEDVFIKLTGRAFEDEMDRA is encoded by the coding sequence ATGAAGATAGTAGAGGTAGAAAATCTAGCTAAATATTTTGAGGTTTCGCTAGGTAGTCTTTTTTCCAGAAGAAAAAAGATAATAAAAGCTGTTGATGGCGTTAGCTTCAGTATCGGAAAAGGCGAGATTTTCGGATTGCTTGGTCCTAACGGAGCTGGAAAAACCACCACGATAAAAATGCTTGTAACTCTTTTAGTGCCAGATAGAGGCGACGCCTACATAAACGGTTTTAGCGTTGTAAAAGAACCAGAAAAAGTTAGGGAAAATATCGGTGTTACTTTAAGCGTTGAAAGAGGCTTCTACTGGAAGCTTACTGGTAGAGAAAACTTGTTATATTTTGCCGGATTATACCACATTCCTAAAGATTATGCCGAAAAAAGAATTAATTATCTATTAGACTTAGTTGATCTTAAAGACGCGGCTGATCGACTTGTCGAAACTTATAGCCTAGGTATGAAAGCTAGGCTTGCCTTTGCTCGCGCATTATTAAATGATGCTCCAGTTATCTTTCTGGACGAGCCAACTCTAGGTTTAGACCCTAAATCAGCTCGATCAATTAGAGCTGACATACTAGAATTGAAAAAAGAAGGTAAAGCCGTAATGCTCACTACGCATTACATGCACGAAGCTGAAATGTTGTGTGATAATATCGCATTAATTAGTAGGGGAAAAATAGTAGCGATAGGTAGTCCAAGCGATTTAAAGAATATGCTTGGAGAAGAGAGAGTTATTGAAGTCGAGGTTTCAAAGTTCGCACATGAGCTAGTACGCGAGTTAGAATCTTATGACTTTGTAGATAAAGTCTTTGTTTCAGGCGAGGAGACTATTAAGCAAAAGTTTAGGATTACAATACGTAAGGGAAGTAGTGAAGCTGTCAGAGAAATTCTCGAAGCGTTTTATGATTTTGGCGTTGGAGTAGATTATGTGCGTATAGTCGAGCCTAGTCTAGAAGATGTTTTCATAAAATTGACTGGGAGGGCTTTTGAAGATGAAATGGATAGAGCATAG